ATAGAAGTTCAATGTCATACGGCTGCCAGGCCGTCGGTGCCAAAAATCCGTGAGAAAGTTCCGGAAAATATCGTAATTGTCGGGATGATAGAACTAGAATCGAGGGGATCTCGCGGTCGGTTTTTATTGTCAATGAATAGGGAAGCATTTTTCGAAGTTTACCAGAATATGCTAGGTGATAAAATTGACTCTATCGGAAAAGAGGAGTCGGATGCTGTCGGGGAACTTGTTAATATCATTTACGGTCAGGCGAAAATCGACTTGAATAAACGTGGTTTTGCCTTTGATAGAGCGTTCCCGACTGTCTTTTATGGCGACAGAATTTCAACCTGTCATTTCGCAATTGGAAAAGCTGTTGTACTCGCGTTTGCGACGCCAGCAGGTATTGTCGAAGTGGATATTGAATTTAGCAAAGCAGGCTAAAGGAGTTCTCATGTTTACAGCGAATACGAAAGTTTT
The Deltaproteobacteria bacterium DNA segment above includes these coding regions:
- a CDS encoding chemotaxis protein CheX — encoded protein: MSKFETKVEKEILVIACPMAIDKVAAREFFDLFQGWMMRPEETVVIDFTRTRSVDRLFYQNLIQLKSILKTNSKNLFSLHITPTLLKEIRAAGMEAVFSPIEKLEQAAASGIVLDFIQPFLAATKKVIEVQCHTAARPSVPKIREKVPENIVIVGMIELESRGSRGRFLLSMNREAFFEVYQNMLGDKIDSIGKEESDAVGELVNIIYGQAKIDLNKRGFAFDRAFPTVFYGDRISTCHFAIGKAVVLAFATPAGIVEVDIEFSKAG